One genomic region from Verrucomicrobiota bacterium encodes:
- the nrdR gene encoding transcriptional repressor NrdR — MRCIKCGCEEDKVIDSRTARGGLTIRRRRECLACGYRFTTYEQIEHEELMVVKRDGRSEEFSRDKLLSGLRKACQKRPVSPKVIEELVDRIVDEINTKYDREVPSMAIGERVMEGLRQIDQVAYVRFASVYRRFQEATEFVQEVKKLEELM, encoded by the coding sequence ATGCGATGCATCAAATGCGGATGTGAAGAAGACAAAGTGATCGACTCCCGTACGGCTCGTGGTGGCTTGACGATTCGTCGACGTCGGGAGTGCTTGGCTTGCGGTTACCGTTTCACGACCTACGAGCAGATCGAGCACGAGGAGCTCATGGTGGTGAAACGCGATGGGCGATCCGAAGAGTTTTCACGCGACAAGTTGCTCTCCGGGCTGAGGAAAGCCTGCCAGAAACGTCCGGTTTCGCCCAAAGTGATTGAGGAATTGGTGGACCGGATCGTGGATGAGATCAACACGAAATACGACCGGGAGGTTCCTTCCATGGCCATCGGCGAACGGGTGATGGAGGGCCTCCGGCAGATCGACCAGGTCGCTTACGTCCGCTTCGCCAGCGTTTACCGTCGATTCCAAGAGGCGACCGAGTTTGTCCAGGAAGTCAAGAAGCTTGAGGAGTTGATGTGA